The stretch of DNA CGAGCTGGTGCGCCGCTACACCGAGGCCGGCGTGGCCACGGACGCCGACAGGCTCGCCACACTGCTGCGGGACGACGTCCGCCGTCGCCTTCTACCAGTGGCGGAATCAGGAGGGCGCGTACCTGCCGCTGCCGATCGACGTCCTGCGCGTCACCGGCGGGGCGATCACCGAGATCGTCACGTTCCACGACGACCAGTTCCCGCGGCTCGGGCTGCCGGAGCGCCTGCCGGCGGACGGCACGGAGTAGTCCCGGTCGGGACGCTCGCGCTGCGCGGTAGCGCGCGTGTCGCGGTGGTCGCGGTGGTCGCGGTGATCGCGGTGATCGCGGTGATCGCGGCAGAGTGACGCGAGGCGGTCGGCGTCGCCACCCGCGGGCGGGTGCAGCTGGAGCTGCGCGACGGCGCGCCCTGGCCGGACCTCGGACGAGACGCCGGGCTCTGGCTCCGCAGCACCGGCGTCCGCGCGCTGCGGAACATGTACGGCGTGGATGACGCCGGGGCCGTCGCGGGCCCGGAGTCGGGCCGGACGAGCCCCACCCACCGACTCCGCGGGCTCGCCCGCACCGGCTTCCTTGCCACGCTCGCGCCGTGCTGAGGGTGGTGGCCACAGCCGTGGCAGTTCCAGCACACAAACGAGCTTGGATGACGGCCGGCCCCCACGTCCCACGCCGTTCTGCCAGCGGTGAACACCGGCCCGGCCGGGATCGACGATCACTACGGTCCAGTCTCATGACGACGGTGACAACCCGCACGATCGAGTACCCGGCCGACGGCTTGACGATGATCGGACACCTCGCCCTCCCGGCCGGTGTCGGCCCCAGGCCCGCGGTCCTGGTCGGTCCCGAGGGGACGGGGCTGAACGACTTCCAGCGCCGCCGTGCCGATGCCCTCGCCGAACTGGGGTACGTGGCGCTGGCCTTCGACATCAACGGCGGGCGCTGGTTCACCGATCCCGAGGAAATGCTGGCGCACGCGATGCCCCTGCTCGCCGACCCCGAACGGATGCGGGGCATCGGCCACGCGGCGCTCGACGTGTTGCGCGCCGAACCGCGTACCGACCCCGACCGCATCGCCGCCATCGGCTACGGCACCGGGGGCGCGATCGTGCTGGAGCTCGGGCGCGACGGCGTCGACCTGCGTGCGATCGGGACAGTCAACGCACTGACCACGGGCCGTCCGGGCGAGGCGGCGCGCATACGCTGCCCCGTGTGGGCCGGGGTCGGTTCGGAAGACCCGATCATGCCGCCCGCGCAACGGGAGGCGTTCACCGCCGAGATGCAGGCAGCGGGCGTCGACTGGCGTCTCGTGGTCTACGGCGGTGCCTTGCACGCCTTCCACCACCCACCGGTCGACCAGAACGTGCTCCCCGGCGTCGGCTACCACCCAC from Streptomyces sp. BA2 encodes:
- a CDS encoding dienelactone hydrolase family protein, with protein sequence MTTVTTRTIEYPADGLTMIGHLALPAGVGPRPAVLVGPEGTGLNDFQRRRADALAELGYVALAFDINGGRWFTDPEEMLAHAMPLLADPERMRGIGHAALDVLRAEPRTDPDRIAAIGYGTGGAIVLELGRDGVDLRAIGTVNALTTGRPGEAARIRCPVWAGVGSEDPIMPPAQREAFTAEMQAAGVDWRLVVYGGALHAFHHPPVDQNVLPGVGYHPQHAERAWHDIVDLLAECLPVAE